In Fusobacterium sp. FSA-380-WT-3A, the DNA window TGACAACAACATAGATAATTTCTTTATAAAAGTAAATAGTCTTATGGGATTACTTTCTAGTTATAGAGAAGGATTTAAAAATATTTCTGGTAATCCTTATGAAGTTTTAAAAGCTCTTAATGTTACTGAAAAAGATTTAAAAATGGGAATAGGTTTAGTATTTAGACTTAACTCTATTGATATTAACTTTTTAACTGATTATGTTAATGATATGAAAGTTTATTCTAATGGAAAAATAGAAAAATACGAAAATATGGGTAAATATTTTGAAAAAATAAATTTTGCTGATTTTGGAGATTATATTGAAAAAATAGCATTACCTTATTATCGACAACATTACAAGAAGAATATGACTGTAAAAGAGATTTCTAAATTTACAGATTTAAAAATGATTGAAGATTATTTAAAAACTGCTAAAAATATTAGATGTGTTACTAATAAAGATGAAATTATCCTTACTAAAAAACATTTTAATTTCTTAAAGAAAACTTTTGGTAAAAACTTATATATCTACCCTTATGGTGGACATTGTGGAAATATGTTCTATCAAGAAAATGTAGATTATATGCTTAACTTTATGAAAGAGGGGAGATAATTATGAAAAAATCATTTAAGGTAACTTTATTAGTTTTGATTTCTTCTTTTATGATTTCTTGTTCATCAGTTGAGAAAAAAGTTAAAGTATCAAATCAAGAATATATAGAACTTCAAGTAGAAGAAGATAAAAATATCTTATTTGGAAAGACTGATTATCTTTCTCCACTTAATAGAAGATTTTATGCTTTTAACTGTTTTGCTGATAGAACTGTTATTTATCCTGTAATGACAACTTATGATTATTATGTACCTAATTTTGTACAAGATAGAGTTAAAAATTTTGTTAGTAACTTTGGAGATATTAGAAATACAGCTAATCTTTTATTACAATTTAGAATATTAGAGGCAGTGGAATCTACTTTTAGATTTGCCATTAACTCTACAATAGGAATTTTAGGAATGTTTGATGTAGCAAGTGAAATGGGAATTAAAAAATATCAGGAAAGTTTAGGAAATACTTTAGCTTATTATGGAGTTGGAGAAGGATTTTATATTATGGCTCCTTTAATTGGTCCTACTACTTTAAGAGATTCTATTGGGATGGGTGCTGAAGGATATGGTTTAGCTGAACTTGACCCATATGATGTAATTAACATAGATGTAGCAACTATTTGGTTTTCTACTTTAGTTGGCTTTCAAATGAAAAAAGATGCGAATATTTATTTCGGAGAATCTGATTATATATTTGAGTATGAATATCTTAATTATTTAAGTTCAAAAATGAGAGAATTTAATTTACAACAGGCAAAAAATACAAGAAAAAATATTTTTTAATTTTATAGAAAGGAAAAAAATGGAAGTATCTATACTTGGAAGTGGAAGTGGAGGAAACTCTACTTTTGTAAATATTGATGGTATTAAAATATTAGTTGACGCTGGTTTTAGTGGAAAAAAATTAGAAGAAAAATTAAATAATATTGGAGAAACTTTAGCTGAGATAAAAGGAATTCTTATTACTCACGAACATACAGACCATATTCAAGGAGCTGGAATTGTTTCAAGAAAATATAATATTCCTATTTATATTACTAAAGAAAGTTATTTAGCTGGAAGTGCCAAATTAGGAAAAATTTCAGAAGATAATTTAATATTTATTGATACCTTTGAATTTATTATAAAAGAAAAGATAAAAGTTCAACCTTTTGATGTTATGCATGATGCAGAAAGAACAGTTGGATTTAGAATAGAAGAAATTTCTAGTGGAAAAACTTTAGGAATTTCTACTGATATTGGATATATTGATAGTCGTGTAAGAGCATTTTTTAGAAATGTAAATATTATGATAATTGAATCTAATTATGATTATCAAATGCTTATGGACTGTAATTATCCATGGGATTTAAAAGATAGAGTAAAAAGTAGAAATGGACATCTTTCAAATAATGATGCTGCTAGATTTATATGTGATAATTATTCTTCTAATTTAAAAAAAGTATATCTTGCTCATATAAGTAAAGACAGCAATAAATTTTCTATTGTTTCTCACACAATAACAAGTGAGATGAATAGAAGAAATATCAGTATTCCTGTTGAAATAACAACTCAAGATACTGTTACAGAACTTTATAAATTATAATACAATGAGGTGATACTTATGGAAAATAAAAAAGAATTGTGGGAAGACCTTTCTTTTGAGATAAATAAATTTCCAAAAATTCGTGAATCTCTAGAAGAAGATGAAGAAACTTTCATTGGTAGTGGAAATAAAAATGCCAATCTTCTTTTTATAGGAGATGAAAGTGACCTCTATGAAAGCGAAGATTTAAAAGTTTCAATAGGTTCTAGTGGAGAATTTTTAATAAGACTTTGTGACATGGGAGAATTTATTCCTGAAGATTATTATATAACTACACTTACAAAATGTAAAATAAAATATAAAGACTTTTTCTCTGATGAACAAAATTTCTTAAAAGAATTACTTCATATGCAAATTGCCCTTATTGAACCAAAAATAATTGTAACATTAGGACAATATTCAGCTGAAGCCCTACTTGGAAGAGAGATTGATTTTGTAAAAGAAAGAGGAAAATTTATAGATTGGAAAGCTGGAATAAAAGTTTTAATAACTTATGATGTTAAATATATAAAAGAAGTTCGTGAAAACAGTGGTAAAAAATCTAAAGCACCTCTTGAATTTTGGAAAGATTTACTTCTTGTAAAAAAAGAATTGGATAGTTTAAATTCTAATAATGGAGAAGAAAATATTAATGAATAATGAAATAAAAAATAATCTTAGAAAAGAAATTAGAAAAAAAAGAGAGTCATTATCACTTAAAGAAAAAGATTTCCTTAGTGAAAGAATAATTTCTAATTTTTTAAATGAAGATATTTTAAAAAATTCTAAAATTATTATGAGCTATATGTCTTTTAAAAATGAAGTTGAAACTAAAAAATTAAATGATTTTTTAAAATCTCAGGGAAAAACTTTAATATTACCAAGAATTATTGATAATAAAATTGTTCCTATAAAGGATGAAGGAAAATTTTTTTCTGGAGTTTTTGGAGTTACTGAACCTATAGGAGAGATTTTTAAAGGTAAAATAGATTTAATAATAGTTCCAGGTATCGTTTTTAATAATTTAGGAGATCGAATTGGATTTGGAAAAGGATATTATGATAGATTTCTTTCTAATCCACTTTATAAAAATTCTTTTAAAATATCTCTTATTTATTCTTTTCAAATAAACAATAATTTTTCTGGTGATATCTTTGATGAGAAAGTTAACAAGATTATAACAGAAAAAGAAATAATAGAAATTTTATAAGTGCTAAGTTTAAAATATTGAAAATTTTAAATTATTATGTTAAAATAACTAGAAAGGATTTTTTATTTAGGAGGATTTTCATGTCAGGACATAGTAAATGGAATAACATACAACATAGAAAAGGAGCTCAAGATAAGAAAAGAGCTAGTTTATTCACTAAATTAGGAAAAGAATTAACAATAGCTGCTAGAGAAGGTGGAGGAGACCCTTCTTTCAACCCAAGACTTAGACTTGCTATTGATAAAGCTAAGGCTGGAAACATGCCTAAAGATATATTAGAAAGAGCTATTAAAAAAGGAACTGGAGAATTAGGTGGAGTAGACTATATCGAAATGAGATATGAAGGATATGGGCCAGCTGGAACAGCTTTCATAGTTGATGTAGTAACTGATAATAAAAATAGGTCTGCTTCTGAAGTTAGAACTGCTTTCTCAAGAAAAGGTGGAAATTTAGGAGCCGATGGAGCAGTTTCTTGGATGTTCAACAAAAAAGGAGAAATTATTTTCTTAGCTGAACATGTAGCTGACTCTGAAGAATTTATGATGGTAGCTTTAGAAGCTGGAGCTGAAGATATAATTGAAGAAGATGGTGAGTTTCAAGTTTTAACTGACCCTGCTGAATTCCAAAATGTTCTTCAAGCTTTAACAGATGCTGGATATAAATATGATGAAGCTGAAATCACTATGATACCAGAAAATAAAGTTGCTATTACTGATTTAGATACAGCTAAAAAAGTTATGGTTCTATATGATGCTTTAGATGACTTAGATGACGTTCAAGAAGTTTATTCTAACTTCGACATTCCTGATGAAATAATGGAACAATTAGATTAATAAAAAAAGGAGATATTTAAAAATATCTCCTTTTATATTATTTTTCAGAATTATTTTCTGTAATATATTTTTCTATTTCACTTCCTGTAGCAAACCATGGAGTATCTTTAGAAAGTATAAATTCAAATAATTCTTCTAAAATTCCAATTCTACCAGGAGTTCCTATAGTTTGTGGGTCTAATTGCAATACATAACAAAGTCCCTCTTTATGATAACCTATATATTCATTTTTCCAATTATTTAAAACTTGTGTATAATTAGATATTCTTCCTTGTCCTTTAGGAAATGCAGGTCTATAATTAAAAGCAAAATATGGAAAATCAAATAATGCCCAGTGAATTGGTATTTCTACTAAATTTCCATTAAATAATTTATGAATATAAGGACAATCATCATTACTTAGATTACTTGAATATGTAAAACCATTTTCTTTTACTAATTCAAGGGTTTCTTTAGTAAGTTCTCCTTCTGGAGCTCTAAATCCTTTTGGATAATCACCTAAAATATTTTTTATACTTTCCATTCCTTTTTTAAAAACTTCTTTTTGCTCATCTTTTGTCATTAAAGCAAAGTTTTCATGTTCATATCCATGAAATCCTATTTCATGACCTCTTTTAACAATTTCTTTTATATCTTCTGGATATTTTTCTGCTACCTTTCCAGGTGTAAAAAATGTTGCTTTTATATTATATTTATCAAATAAATCTAATATTCTAGGTAGTCCTCTTAACATTCCATATTGTCCCATTGACATTGTTTTTGGTCTATTAATACAATCAGGAGATAATGAAAGCCAGAAAAATTCAGCATCAAGATTTACACTTATCATTACTACACAACTAGAATTATTTTTCCATCTCATTACTTTTCCTCCTCTCCATTCTCAATATACCAATTTGCTATTTCACTTCCTGTGGCAATCCAAACATTATTTTTTTCTAAAATATGTTTTATTAATTTTTCTAATATTTGAATATGACCTGGAGTTCCGATAACTTGAGGATGCATCATTGGTACAAAACAAAGTCCATATCTATAATATCCATCAAATTCTCTTGTAAAATTATCCAAAACTTGTTCATATCCTGATATTCTATCTAATCCACTTGGTTCTTCTGGAAAATAATTATATGCCATAGCAACATAATCATCTAATTCCCAACGAGTAGGAATTTCTATAAAATTAGTTTTTTTATTTTCAATAATAGTATTATATGGTCTATCATCCCCTCTCATTGAACTAGAATACAAAAAACCTCTTTCATACAATAATTTTGGAGTTTTAATAGCCCAATCTCCTGAGGGAGTTCTAAATCCTTTAGCCTTTTTATTTATTATTTTTTTATAAATCTCTTGTGTCTTTTCTATTATTTCAATTTGTTCTTCTACAGTTTTATCAAAAAACCTTTCGTGAGTATAACCATGATGTCCTATTTCATGTCCCTCTTCATCAATTTTTTTTATCAATTCAGGATTATCTTCTGCTACTTTTCCAGGAACAAAAAAAGTAGCTTTTATATTATATTTTTTTAACAAATTTAATATTCTCTCTACTGCTCTTTTAGGACCATATTGCCCTATTGAAAGAGATTTTATATATTTTTCTCCATTAAGATAACCTTCATTTCCATTTTTCCAAGTTGTATCACTGTCTAAATCAAAACTAAACATTACAGCACATTTAGAATTATTTTTCCATTCCATGATATTTTCTCCTTATTAAAATATATCATTTAATTTATAATTTTTTAAATTTTCTACTTCTTTTTCTATAAATTTATCTACTGATTCTATATGAATTTTTAAACTTTTTTCTGAAGGTCCCCCTATTGTAGTTCTTTTTTCTACACAGTTTTCTATACTTATCTCTTCATAAATATCATTTTCAAATAATTCTGAATAAGTTTTATATTCTTCCATTGAAAGATTATCTAATGTTTTTTTATTATCAATACAATAAGCAACTATACTTCCAACAATTTTATAAGCATCTCTAAAACTCATTCCTTTATTTGTTAAATAATCAGCCACATCAGTAGCATTTATAAATCCATCATGACAAGCTTTTAACATATTTTCTTTTAAAGGTTTTGTTGTAGCTATCATCCCATTAAAAACATCTATACATTTTTTTACAGTATCTACAGCATCAAATAAAGCTTCTTTATCTTCTTGCATATCTTTATTATAAGCTAATGGTATTCCTTTCATTGTTGTTAAAATACTCATCATATCCCCAAAAACTCTTCCACTTTTTCCTCTTATAAGTTCAGCAGCATCTGGATTTTTCTTTTGAGGCATTATACTACTTCCTGTTGAAAATTTATCACTTAATTCTATATAACTAAAATCATTTGAAGAATAAACTACTATCTCTTCACAAAATCTTGATAGATGTACCATAATTATAGATAAATCACTTATAAAACTCATTACATGGTCTCTATCTGATACTCCATCTAAACTATTAGCTATAGTTCCATTAAATCCTAATACTTTACTTGTATATTCCATATCTAATGGATAAGATGTTCCAGCAAGGGCAGCTGAACCAAGAGGAGAATAATTTGTTAATTCAAAAGTATTTTCCAATCTTTTATAATCTCTTTTAAACATCTCTACATAAGCTAATAAATAATGAGCAAAACTTATAGGTTGAGCTTTTTGTAAATGTGTAAATCCTGGCATATAAGTTTTTATATTCTCTTTAGAAATTTTTATTAAAATCTCTATTAATTCCATTAAATAAGATTGTACTTTTTTTATTTCATCTTTTATATAAAGTTTTAAATCTAAAGCACATTGGTCATTTCTACTTCTTCCTGTATGTAATTTTTTTCCAATATCCCCAATTCTATCTATAAGATTTTTTTCTACATTCATATGTATATCTTCATATTCAATAGAAAATTGAATTTTTTTACTTTCTATATCTTCTAAAATTTCTCTTAAAGTTTTTTCTATAAGTTCAGCTTCCTCTACAGTAACTATTCCTTGCTTACCTAACCCTCTCACATGGGCTATGCTTCCCATAATGTCATAATAAGCTAGCTTATCCTCAAATTGAATTGTTGAATGAAACTCTAAAATTGAATTACTTGCTTTTTCTTTAAAACGTCCTGAAAAATATTGCATTTTTTACCCCTTTCTAAAAATTTAATTTATAACATTTTTTCTAAAAATTGACGAGCTCTGTCTGTTTTTGGATTTGTGAAAAATTCCTCTGGTGTAGTATCTTCTAATAAATATCCATCTGATAAAAAACAAATACGATTAGAAACTTCTCTAGCAAATTTCATTTCATGAGTTACAATAAGCATTGTAATACCTGTTTTTACCAATCCTCTTATAACTTCTAATACTTCTTTTACCATTTCTGGGTCTAAAGCTGATGTTGGTTCATCAAATAAAAGAACATCTGGCTCCATAACTAAAGCTCTAACTATAGCAACCCTTTGCTTTTGTCCTCCTGATAATTTATCAGGATATTGGTCTTTTTTATCTTCAAGACCTATTTTTTTTAATAATTCAATTGATTTTTTTATTGCTTCCTCCTTATTTACTCCTTTTACATTTACAGGGGCATATATCATATTTTCTAAAACTGTCATATGAGGAAAAAGATTAAAATGTTGAAATACCATTCCAACCTTTTCTCTGATTTTCATTATATCAGTTTTTTTATCTGTAATGTCTATTCCATTAATCAATATTTCTCCAGCTGTTGGAGTTTCTAAAAGATTTATACATCTTAATAGTGTTGATTTTCCAGAACCTGATGGACCTATTATTGCTACTATCTCTCCTTTTTTTATATTTAATGATATATCTTTTAAAACTTCTAAATTATTAAATTTTTTCTTCAAATTTTTAACTTCTATCATTTTTTCTTAATCTCCCTTCTAATATATTTGCAAAGCTTGTTAAAATCATAACTAAAACATAGTACATTAGAGCTACTATTATAAATGGTTCAAAAGCTAAATATGTAACATTCATTACAGTTTGTGAAGCACGCATCATGTCTACAACTCCTATTGTAGAAACTAAAGATGATTCTTTTAATAAAGCTATCATTTCATTTACTAGTCCTGGTAAAACTACTTTTACAGCTTGAGGAATTATAATATCTTTCATCATTTTATAATATGGTACTCCTAAAGCCATTGATGCTTCATATTGTCCTCTATCTATAGATTGAATTCCTCCTCTTAATATTTCTGAAACATAAGCTGCTGAATTTAATCCAAATGTTATTACTGCTGCATTAAGAGTTGGTATTTTATAACCTATAAGTTGAGGTGTTGCAAAATATACTAAGAATAATTGAACTAATAATGGTGTTCCTCTAAATACTGATGTATAAACATTCGCAAATATTTGAAGAGGTTTTATTTTAGAAACTTTTATTAAAGCTAAAATAGTTCCTAAAACAATTCCAGCTACTGCTGAAAGAATTGTAAATTTTAAAGAAATTACTAATCCATTTACAAATAATTTTTTATATTCTAAAACTCTTCCAAAAT includes these proteins:
- a CDS encoding VacJ family lipoprotein; its protein translation is MKKSFKVTLLVLISSFMISCSSVEKKVKVSNQEYIELQVEEDKNILFGKTDYLSPLNRRFYAFNCFADRTVIYPVMTTYDYYVPNFVQDRVKNFVSNFGDIRNTANLLLQFRILEAVESTFRFAINSTIGILGMFDVASEMGIKKYQESLGNTLAYYGVGEGFYIMAPLIGPTTLRDSIGMGAEGYGLAELDPYDVINIDVATIWFSTLVGFQMKKDANIYFGESDYIFEYEYLNYLSSKMREFNLQQAKNTRKNIF
- a CDS encoding MBL fold metallo-hydrolase, yielding MEVSILGSGSGGNSTFVNIDGIKILVDAGFSGKKLEEKLNNIGETLAEIKGILITHEHTDHIQGAGIVSRKYNIPIYITKESYLAGSAKLGKISEDNLIFIDTFEFIIKEKIKVQPFDVMHDAERTVGFRIEEISSGKTLGISTDIGYIDSRVRAFFRNVNIMIIESNYDYQMLMDCNYPWDLKDRVKSRNGHLSNNDAARFICDNYSSNLKKVYLAHISKDSNKFSIVSHTITSEMNRRNISIPVEITTQDTVTELYKL
- a CDS encoding uracil-DNA glycosylase family protein, with the translated sequence MENKKELWEDLSFEINKFPKIRESLEEDEETFIGSGNKNANLLFIGDESDLYESEDLKVSIGSSGEFLIRLCDMGEFIPEDYYITTLTKCKIKYKDFFSDEQNFLKELLHMQIALIEPKIIVTLGQYSAEALLGREIDFVKERGKFIDWKAGIKVLITYDVKYIKEVRENSGKKSKAPLEFWKDLLLVKKELDSLNSNNGEENINE
- a CDS encoding 5-formyltetrahydrofolate cyclo-ligase — translated: MNNEIKNNLRKEIRKKRESLSLKEKDFLSERIISNFLNEDILKNSKIIMSYMSFKNEVETKKLNDFLKSQGKTLILPRIIDNKIVPIKDEGKFFSGVFGVTEPIGEIFKGKIDLIIVPGIVFNNLGDRIGFGKGYYDRFLSNPLYKNSFKISLIYSFQINNNFSGDIFDEKVNKIITEKEIIEIL
- a CDS encoding YebC/PmpR family DNA-binding transcriptional regulator yields the protein MSGHSKWNNIQHRKGAQDKKRASLFTKLGKELTIAAREGGGDPSFNPRLRLAIDKAKAGNMPKDILERAIKKGTGELGGVDYIEMRYEGYGPAGTAFIVDVVTDNKNRSASEVRTAFSRKGGNLGADGAVSWMFNKKGEIIFLAEHVADSEEFMMVALEAGAEDIIEEDGEFQVLTDPAEFQNVLQALTDAGYKYDEAEITMIPENKVAITDLDTAKKVMVLYDALDDLDDVQEVYSNFDIPDEIMEQLD
- a CDS encoding polysaccharide deacetylase; the protein is MRWKNNSSCVVMISVNLDAEFFWLSLSPDCINRPKTMSMGQYGMLRGLPRILDLFDKYNIKATFFTPGKVAEKYPEDIKEIVKRGHEIGFHGYEHENFALMTKDEQKEVFKKGMESIKNILGDYPKGFRAPEGELTKETLELVKENGFTYSSNLSNDDCPYIHKLFNGNLVEIPIHWALFDFPYFAFNYRPAFPKGQGRISNYTQVLNNWKNEYIGYHKEGLCYVLQLDPQTIGTPGRIGILEELFEFILSKDTPWFATGSEIEKYITENNSEK
- a CDS encoding polysaccharide deacetylase produces the protein MEWKNNSKCAVMFSFDLDSDTTWKNGNEGYLNGEKYIKSLSIGQYGPKRAVERILNLLKKYNIKATFFVPGKVAEDNPELIKKIDEEGHEIGHHGYTHERFFDKTVEEQIEIIEKTQEIYKKIINKKAKGFRTPSGDWAIKTPKLLYERGFLYSSSMRGDDRPYNTIIENKKTNFIEIPTRWELDDYVAMAYNYFPEEPSGLDRISGYEQVLDNFTREFDGYYRYGLCFVPMMHPQVIGTPGHIQILEKLIKHILEKNNVWIATGSEIANWYIENGEEEK
- the argH gene encoding argininosuccinate lyase, with the protein product MQYFSGRFKEKASNSILEFHSTIQFEDKLAYYDIMGSIAHVRGLGKQGIVTVEEAELIEKTLREILEDIESKKIQFSIEYEDIHMNVEKNLIDRIGDIGKKLHTGRSRNDQCALDLKLYIKDEIKKVQSYLMELIEILIKISKENIKTYMPGFTHLQKAQPISFAHYLLAYVEMFKRDYKRLENTFELTNYSPLGSAALAGTSYPLDMEYTSKVLGFNGTIANSLDGVSDRDHVMSFISDLSIIMVHLSRFCEEIVVYSSNDFSYIELSDKFSTGSSIMPQKKNPDAAELIRGKSGRVFGDMMSILTTMKGIPLAYNKDMQEDKEALFDAVDTVKKCIDVFNGMIATTKPLKENMLKACHDGFINATDVADYLTNKGMSFRDAYKIVGSIVAYCIDNKKTLDNLSMEEYKTYSELFENDIYEEISIENCVEKRTTIGGPSEKSLKIHIESVDKFIEKEVENLKNYKLNDIF
- a CDS encoding amino acid ABC transporter ATP-binding protein, which encodes MIEVKNLKKKFNNLEVLKDISLNIKKGEIVAIIGPSGSGKSTLLRCINLLETPTAGEILINGIDITDKKTDIMKIREKVGMVFQHFNLFPHMTVLENMIYAPVNVKGVNKEEAIKKSIELLKKIGLEDKKDQYPDKLSGGQKQRVAIVRALVMEPDVLLFDEPTSALDPEMVKEVLEVIRGLVKTGITMLIVTHEMKFAREVSNRICFLSDGYLLEDTTPEEFFTNPKTDRARQFLEKML